A stretch of Acidimicrobiales bacterium DNA encodes these proteins:
- a CDS encoding SCO1664 family protein, which yields MPTDAPAPPDPATGDGAPSPFRARGPIDDATAVEVLAAGRLEVLGRMPWTSNATFLVDVTPPDDGPLPLIQGVYKPGRGERPLHDFPPGLYRREAAAWELANLLGWGLVPPTIVRDGPFGEGSVQLYVPCDYEEHYFTLHHDPDRVADLRRLAAFDLVANNADRKAGHVLAGLDGHLWAIDNALCFHHQFKVRTVVWDFAGDPLGDDLAGDLGRLLSDGLSDGLADLLDPFERDAVVTRARAVLDAGELPADPSGRRVPWPLV from the coding sequence GTGCCAACTGACGCCCCAGCGCCGCCAGACCCGGCCACCGGAGATGGAGCCCCCAGCCCCTTCCGGGCCCGGGGCCCGATCGACGACGCGACGGCCGTAGAAGTGCTAGCCGCCGGTCGCCTGGAAGTCTTGGGTCGCATGCCGTGGACCTCGAACGCCACCTTCCTGGTGGACGTCACCCCACCGGACGACGGCCCCCTTCCCCTAATCCAGGGCGTCTACAAGCCGGGGCGCGGCGAGCGACCCCTCCACGACTTCCCCCCCGGCCTGTACCGGCGGGAGGCCGCGGCGTGGGAGCTGGCCAACCTCCTCGGGTGGGGTCTGGTCCCCCCGACGATCGTCCGCGACGGCCCGTTCGGAGAGGGATCGGTCCAGTTGTACGTGCCGTGCGACTACGAGGAGCACTACTTCACCCTCCACCACGACCCGGACCGGGTAGCCGACCTCCGTCGCCTGGCCGCCTTCGACTTGGTGGCCAACAACGCAGACCGCAAGGCGGGCCACGTCCTCGCCGGCCTCGACGGCCACCTGTGGGCCATCGACAACGCCCTGTGCTTCCACCACCAGTTCAAGGTCCGGACCGTGGTCTGGGACTTCGCCGGCGATCCGCTCGGCGACGACCTGGCAGGCGACCTAGGCCGCCTGCTTTCCGACGGCCTAAGTGACGGGCTGGCCGACCTCCTCGACCCGTTCGAGCGGGATGCCGTGGTGACCCGGGCCCGGGCCGTGCTGGACGCCGGCGAACTCCCGGCCGACCCCAGCGGGCGGCGGGTTCCGTGGCCGCTGGTGTGA
- a CDS encoding DUF3090 family protein, translating into MERPEIDWDDTDAFTAGTTGPQGRRVFFLQARRAGQVVSLKLEKQQVAGLAEFLHGLMGDLPPIDEPAVEVAETSARFEDPEEADWVVGSLGVTYQQSTDRLVLIAEELLRDEDLVPAQARFPMRRELVAAFIVRARELVAAGRPPCPWCGAPLDPAVDGWCPCAN; encoded by the coding sequence ATGGAACGGCCGGAAATCGACTGGGACGACACCGACGCCTTCACGGCCGGGACCACCGGACCGCAGGGGCGGCGGGTGTTCTTCCTCCAGGCCCGCCGGGCCGGACAGGTGGTCTCCCTGAAGTTGGAGAAGCAACAGGTGGCCGGGTTGGCCGAGTTCCTGCACGGCCTGATGGGCGACCTGCCGCCGATCGACGAACCGGCCGTCGAGGTAGCGGAGACGTCGGCCCGGTTCGAGGACCCCGAGGAAGCCGACTGGGTGGTCGGCAGCCTCGGGGTGACCTACCAGCAGTCCACCGACCGCCTGGTCCTTATCGCCGAGGAACTACTGCGGGACGAGGACCTGGTCCCAGCCCAGGCCCGGTTCCCGATGCGCCGCGAGCTGGTGGCCGCCTTCATCGTCCGGGCCCGGGAACTAGTGGCGGCCGGCCGACCACCGTGCCCGTGGTGCGGCGCACCGCTCGACCCCGCGGTCGACGGCTGGTGCCCCTGTGCCAACTGA